Proteins from a single region of Paraflavitalea devenefica:
- a CDS encoding MopE-related protein, with translation MKHIIRLRLMICLLFMGAMMSSLPMWAQVPAQFELLATMPHIGKASMEVIWTNSPGATETQVRRREGSEPWSNWVSVGTLTRFTDFALSESKTYYYQLREKVGGVWSVPSNEKGNGFTKKWPVLKPGSTTGESLEVLNGFGEAIKAGGDKYFHEGVDMNGESAVHGETVRAPAGGIVAISGGQGSDIGVVVVISINGAFQAYEFNHLQSIDPAVKKDHSVEVGQVLGTIYSGGWTIMSSHTHFGYFDDLVDPFASTKNPFTFFNAPAHRDPQMSPPFVLDVNDDGRDISFLKTPGEIKYFEPEKVHNGVDIVVEAVDQQSSDAPYTSPGYVGYFIQKNEKGAWKQAVKTAAKPYVVYDSKIFYKSDADNENTEFVSKIMDFREETKSKKPTSTPNGYDWEQWFSYIVTNTKGEGGQIAEIDDNECFATDARETVSEPNGYTYGYLLARCIDEAKFADAKYRVGIVLKDLLTQAPIKYKEFRVDNFRPYAKIVQIEGGAFKYKATWNWKASADQLILQEEKNDKKACGVIRIKITMSEEMKDVILEVPSLGYKEQSSSGGSDGKTFEFEIPAELTKDGPEGPHKLEIDGHDMNGNALQGFTDKSPRSGEMVDKRLIDGSWVLPNAAKKDNIHEFKLLVILIDVVAKPASSCGKKDGQATINAYGDEGPFEYSVDGSKFQSSNVFKNLAGGWHQAIVRKKDTDCEYTQDFHLKDGNLEVQVSGFGSVEFCEDQRPTITLSASANGGSGDYEYSWPGGVLTVSGSGYYTVTVTDKQTGCKRTKGGKVTFVPIVCSRDPNDIVGPEGYGPGKMVAKSQRHTYMVRFENDPEFATAPAQVVKINHPIDSNANLYSLRLGDFGFAGMTFPVPADKTYYSTRLNVMDSLGVVVDVTAGIDVNKKEVFWIFESKDPATGLPPANAMLGFLPINDSTGRGEGFVTYTIKAANHTNTGDSIHAKASIVFDVNAAIETPVIFNTIDALPPVSRVKALPATSKNTDFRVSWSGQDDAGGSGLRDYVLYVSENGGTFKAVQAATTDTAITFSGTPGSTYSFFTLSSDNTGNLEGIKHAGEATIKIEDACPAEICNGVDDDCDGEVDEGFTKYTYFRDTDGDGYGSTQTITVCETTAPAGYTTVQGDCNDNDNTVNPGATEICDNNKDDNCNGEVDENCGITRWYYQDIDRDGYGREQGARLSDKPIPGWVLVGGDCADWDATVNPGAAEAANGRDDNCNGQVDEGLPMLRYYMDVDRDGYGRDDNSKLSAIPLAGHVLVNGDCKDWDATVYPGAPEQANGFDDNCNGQVDEGLPMLRYYMDVDRDGYGRNDNSKLSAIPLAGHVLVNGDCKDWDATVYPGAPEQANGFDDNCNGQVDEGLPMLRYYMDVDRDGYGRNENSKLSAIPLAGHVLVGGDCKDWDAAVNPGAAEVKNGRDDNCNGQVDEQLITSTQGARESAGKQAPESPIAAAGEFHVVVSPVPSYYTFTVHLQQGEPLEKIRIRVYDQVGRLVEVRENLAIGARITLGGNYAKGHYILEAVQGRNRKLIKLIKL, from the coding sequence ATGAAACATATTATACGCCTTCGGTTGATGATCTGCCTGCTGTTCATGGGCGCCATGATGAGCAGCCTGCCGATGTGGGCGCAGGTGCCGGCACAATTCGAGTTATTGGCTACGATGCCCCATATTGGTAAAGCATCGATGGAAGTGATATGGACTAACTCGCCCGGCGCTACTGAAACGCAAGTACGGCGCAGGGAAGGAAGCGAACCCTGGAGTAACTGGGTTAGCGTAGGAACGCTTACCCGGTTCACAGACTTTGCTTTGTCTGAATCGAAAACATATTATTACCAGCTCCGGGAAAAGGTAGGAGGTGTGTGGAGCGTCCCTTCCAATGAAAAGGGAAACGGGTTCACTAAAAAATGGCCTGTACTGAAACCTGGTAGCACCACCGGCGAAAGCCTTGAAGTGTTGAACGGGTTCGGTGAAGCGATCAAGGCGGGCGGTGATAAATATTTTCATGAAGGAGTAGATATGAACGGGGAAAGCGCCGTGCATGGTGAAACAGTACGGGCGCCTGCGGGTGGCATCGTGGCAATCAGCGGCGGCCAGGGTAGTGATATCGGCGTTGTCGTCGTTATATCGATCAATGGTGCATTTCAGGCATATGAATTTAACCACTTGCAATCCATCGATCCCGCTGTGAAAAAAGATCACTCCGTAGAGGTGGGTCAGGTACTGGGCACTATATACAGCGGCGGCTGGACCATCATGTCTTCTCATACCCACTTTGGTTATTTCGATGATCTCGTTGATCCTTTTGCCAGCACGAAAAACCCTTTTACTTTCTTTAATGCGCCTGCACACAGAGATCCGCAAATGTCTCCACCGTTCGTACTGGATGTGAATGATGACGGAAGGGATATCAGCTTCCTGAAAACACCGGGTGAAATCAAATATTTTGAGCCGGAGAAAGTACACAACGGAGTTGACATCGTAGTAGAGGCAGTAGACCAGCAATCGTCGGATGCGCCCTATACCAGTCCCGGTTATGTTGGATATTTCATCCAAAAGAATGAGAAAGGCGCCTGGAAACAAGCTGTCAAAACGGCTGCAAAACCTTATGTGGTATATGATTCGAAGATATTTTATAAATCAGATGCAGACAATGAGAACACTGAATTTGTATCCAAGATCATGGATTTCCGGGAAGAAACAAAGAGTAAGAAACCCACCAGCACACCGAATGGATACGACTGGGAGCAATGGTTCTCTTATATAGTCACGAATACCAAAGGAGAGGGGGGGCAGATCGCTGAGATCGACGATAATGAATGTTTTGCTACCGATGCCCGGGAAACAGTGTCGGAACCCAATGGCTATACCTACGGTTATCTGCTGGCAAGATGTATCGACGAAGCTAAATTTGCCGATGCGAAGTACCGGGTGGGTATTGTACTGAAAGACCTGCTAACACAAGCGCCCATAAAATACAAAGAATTCAGGGTCGATAATTTCCGCCCTTATGCCAAGATCGTGCAAATAGAAGGTGGTGCTTTCAAGTACAAGGCTACCTGGAATTGGAAAGCCAGCGCCGATCAACTGATATTGCAGGAAGAAAAGAACGACAAGAAGGCCTGCGGCGTTATCCGGATCAAGATCACGATGAGTGAAGAAATGAAAGATGTTATACTGGAAGTGCCTTCGCTGGGTTATAAGGAACAATCATCTTCAGGAGGATCCGACGGAAAGACATTTGAATTTGAGATACCGGCAGAGTTAACGAAAGATGGACCCGAGGGACCGCATAAGCTGGAGATCGACGGGCATGATATGAACGGTAATGCGCTACAGGGTTTTACCGATAAAAGCCCCAGGTCGGGCGAAATGGTCGATAAACGTCTTATCGATGGAAGTTGGGTATTACCCAATGCTGCAAAAAAAGATAATATCCACGAGTTTAAGCTGCTGGTGATTCTCATCGATGTGGTAGCCAAGCCTGCTTCTTCCTGTGGTAAAAAAGATGGCCAAGCCACGATCAACGCATATGGCGATGAAGGACCTTTTGAGTATAGTGTAGACGGTTCAAAATTCCAGTCTTCCAATGTGTTCAAAAACCTGGCAGGTGGCTGGCACCAGGCCATCGTTCGGAAAAAGGATACTGACTGTGAGTACACGCAGGACTTTCACCTGAAGGATGGTAACCTGGAGGTACAGGTATCGGGTTTTGGTTCTGTGGAGTTCTGTGAAGACCAGCGTCCTACGATCACTTTGTCGGCCTCGGCCAACGGCGGTTCGGGCGATTATGAATACAGCTGGCCGGGTGGAGTGCTGACAGTGAGCGGGTCGGGTTATTATACGGTAACGGTGACGGATAAACAAACCGGTTGTAAACGGACAAAGGGCGGTAAAGTTACTTTCGTACCTATTGTATGTTCCCGCGACCCCAATGATATTGTAGGGCCTGAGGGTTATGGTCCCGGTAAGATGGTGGCTAAATCTCAGCGTCATACTTATATGGTGCGCTTTGAAAATGATCCGGAATTCGCTACTGCCCCGGCACAGGTGGTAAAGATCAACCACCCAATTGATAGTAATGCGAACCTGTATTCTTTGCGCCTTGGTGATTTTGGCTTTGCCGGCATGACCTTCCCGGTACCTGCTGACAAGACTTATTATTCAACGCGCCTCAATGTGATGGATTCTTTGGGCGTGGTGGTAGATGTTACGGCGGGTATTGATGTAAATAAGAAAGAAGTGTTCTGGATCTTTGAATCCAAAGACCCGGCCACCGGGCTGCCGCCTGCCAATGCTATGCTGGGCTTCCTGCCCATCAATGATTCCACCGGCAGGGGAGAAGGCTTTGTAACTTATACTATTAAAGCAGCCAATCATACGAATACAGGCGACAGCATTCATGCCAAAGCCAGTATTGTTTTTGATGTCAACGCAGCCATTGAAACCCCTGTTATTTTCAATACCATTGATGCCCTGCCGCCGGTAAGCCGGGTGAAAGCATTGCCTGCTACCAGCAAGAACACCGATTTCCGCGTAAGCTGGAGCGGACAGGATGATGCAGGTGGCTCGGGCCTGCGTGATTATGTGCTGTACGTGTCGGAGAATGGCGGCACATTCAAGGCTGTACAAGCAGCCACCACCGATACGGCGATCACTTTCAGCGGTACGCCCGGCAGCACCTACAGCTTCTTTACGTTGTCATCTGATAATACGGGCAACCTGGAAGGCATCAAGCATGCCGGAGAGGCTACCATCAAAATAGAAGACGCTTGTCCGGCAGAGATCTGTAATGGTGTGGACGACGACTGTGATGGTGAAGTGGATGAAGGCTTTACGAAATACACGTATTTCAGGGATACTGATGGGGATGGTTATGGGTCAACACAAACCATTACTGTTTGTGAAACTACAGCGCCCGCAGGTTATACCACTGTACAAGGTGATTGCAATGATAATGATAATACCGTAAACCCGGGTGCTACTGAGATCTGTGATAATAACAAGGATGATAACTGTAATGGCGAAGTAGATGAGAACTGCGGCATCACCCGCTGGTATTACCAGGACATTGACCGGGATGGCTATGGCCGTGAACAGGGGGCCCGCTTGTCTGATAAGCCGATACCCGGCTGGGTACTGGTAGGCGGTGACTGCGCCGATTGGGACGCTACGGTGAATCCGGGTGCTGCGGAAGCTGCCAATGGCCGTGATGACAACTGTAATGGCCAGGTAGACGAAGGATTGCCGATGCTGCGGTACTATATGGACGTAGACCGTGATGGATATGGCCGTGATGATAATTCGAAACTATCAGCTATTCCGCTGGCCGGTCATGTACTGGTGAATGGTGATTGCAAAGATTGGGATGCTACGGTATATCCTGGTGCTCCTGAACAGGCCAATGGTTTTGATGATAACTGTAATGGACAGGTAGATGAAGGATTGCCCATGCTCCGGTATTATATGGATGTAGACCGTGATGGTTATGGCCGCAATGATAATTCGAAACTATCAGCTATTCCGCTGGCCGGCCATGTGCTGGTGAATGGTGATTGCAAAGATTGGGATGCTACGGTATATCCTGGTGCTCCTGAACAGGCCAATGGTTTTGATGATAACTGTAATGGTCAGGTAGATGAAGGATTGCCTATGTTGCGGTATTATATGGACGTAGACCGTGATGGTTATGGACGTAATGAGAACTCCAAGCTATCCGCTATTCCGCTGGCTGGCCACGTACTGGTGGGTGGTGATTGCAAAGACTGGGATGCTGCGGTGAACCCTGGTGCTGCGGAAGTAAAGAACGGCCGTGACGACAATTGTAACGGTCAGGTAGATGAGCAACTGATCACCAGCACACAGGGGGCCAGAGAAAGTGCCGGCAAGCAGGCGCCTGAAAGCCCTATTGCAGCAGCAGGCGAGTTCCATGTAGTGGTATCGCCGGTGCCCAGCTATTATACCTTTACTGTGCACCTGCAACAGGGAGAACCGTTGGAAAAGATACGTATCCGCGTATATGACCAGGTGGGCAGGTTGGTGGAAGTAAGAGAGAACCTTGCCATTGGCGCGAGGATCACACTGGGTGGTAATTATGCAAAAGGGCATTATATCCTCGAAGCAGTGCAGGGCCGCAACAGGAAGCTGATCAAGTTGATCAAATTGTAG
- a CDS encoding YncE family protein has product MKTILITRVISSAGKRAIVCCGLMLAGMLSMAQVKPVAGFEVISRQPMASGEAGRMAINAGSNVIRVKPDTSAGKRVYRVEGKGMKAMVPALSQADVATAGGRIWVYGDSAFRHSAPFAYASVYNASGTLIRSLGLLGKKPYVAAVADNGSMAFAGNTAKDGPPVYTISLYDLNGNKRWSANLPGAWPTEVFIAPDHQYIAVSIFIPEEYTSKLLVYDATGRLLHTLRSSVSGVAFLASKKMVVTTNQAWVIYDMSAGFRQIQVGALPGVTVGRFPVIAHPSADIFLTLSLSASKQQVSLQAYDARTGALLSQGEFASKGYLQPYRQLEIGKDGNIQLSTESEVVTLRLK; this is encoded by the coding sequence ATGAAAACGATTCTTATAACCAGGGTTATCTCATCCGCCGGCAAGCGTGCTATTGTTTGCTGCGGGCTTATGCTGGCAGGCATGTTGTCGATGGCCCAGGTAAAGCCGGTGGCAGGTTTTGAGGTCATCAGCCGGCAGCCAATGGCCAGTGGCGAAGCTGGCAGGATGGCGATAAACGCAGGCAGCAATGTAATAAGGGTAAAACCTGATACCAGTGCAGGAAAACGGGTATACCGTGTTGAAGGCAAAGGCATGAAAGCCATGGTGCCGGCTTTGAGCCAGGCAGATGTGGCAACAGCAGGCGGCAGGATATGGGTGTATGGCGATTCTGCTTTCAGGCATTCGGCCCCCTTTGCTTATGCAAGTGTTTATAATGCCAGCGGCACTCTCATCAGATCACTGGGCCTGTTGGGCAAAAAGCCTTATGTGGCGGCAGTGGCGGATAATGGTTCGATGGCTTTTGCCGGTAATACCGCTAAAGACGGGCCGCCCGTTTATACCATTTCGTTATATGATTTGAACGGTAATAAACGCTGGAGCGCCAACCTGCCCGGCGCCTGGCCTACGGAGGTATTCATTGCGCCCGATCATCAATACATAGCAGTGTCCATATTCATCCCGGAAGAGTATACCAGTAAATTACTGGTGTATGATGCTACGGGAAGACTGTTGCATACACTCCGCAGCAGTGTTTCGGGCGTTGCTTTCCTTGCCTCTAAAAAAATGGTCGTTACTACCAACCAGGCGTGGGTAATATATGATATGAGTGCCGGTTTCAGGCAAATACAGGTGGGCGCATTGCCTGGCGTAACGGTTGGCCGGTTTCCGGTGATCGCTCATCCTTCTGCAGATATATTCCTGACACTTTCATTGAGCGCCTCTAAGCAACAGGTAAGCTTGCAGGCGTATGATGCGCGGACAGGTGCGCTGTTATCACAAGGTGAATTTGCCAGCAAAGGATACCTGCAACCTTACCGGCAGCTGGAGATCGGCAAGGATGGAAATATACAGCTTAGCACAGAAAGTGAAGTAGTAACATTAAGGTTGAAATAA